From a region of the Cucumis sativus cultivar 9930 chromosome 6, Cucumber_9930_V3, whole genome shotgun sequence genome:
- the LOC101215972 gene encoding protein CHUP1, chloroplastic, with protein sequence MVAGKVKVAMGLQKSPASRKVESSPKTSTPAQPSPSSGKVSQKTVFSRSFGVYFPRSSAQVQPRPPDVTELLRMVEELRDREARLKTDLLEHKLLKESVAIVPVLENEISTKDAEIERASKRILFLEAENERLRVQVEEAKQSVEEERRESQERIKAMEGEVAELKKMALDRSRMELILENDELSASQRFQGLMEVSGKSNLIRNLKRATKCSDAVVNQDNHKVEHPEAKKEEVETERPRHSRCNSEELAESTLSNIKSRIPRVPKPPPKPSSSSSSSATTSTSSSSTGSSADIEKAIPAPPPVPTKAMPPPPPPPSKSAPPPPPPPPKGKRLMPAKVRRIPEVVEFYHSLMRRDSRRDSGSGVTEPPSTANARDMIGEIENRSAHLLAIKTDVETQGDFIRFLIKEVENASFTDIEDVVPFVKWLDDELSFLVDERAVLKHFQWPEQKADALREAAFGYCDLKKLESEASSFRGDARQPCGSALKKMQALLEKLEHGVYNLSRMRESAAKRYKAFQIPVEWMLDGGIVSQIKLVSVKLAMKYMKRVSAELETVGGGPEEEELIVQGVRFAFRVHQFAGGFDVETMRAFQELRDKASSCHVQCQNQQQHKYVWSSRPTTC encoded by the exons ATGGTAGCTGGGAAGGTGAAGGTCGCAATGGGGTTGCAGAAGTCTCCGGCGAGTAGAAAGGTTGAGAGCTCACCGAAGACATCGACGCCGGCGCAGCCTTCTCCGAGCTCCGGTAAGGTTTCTCAGAAAACGGTTTTCTCTCGCTCATTTGGTGTCTATTTCCCTCGTTCTTCTGCTCAGGTTCAGCCTCGACCGCCTGACGTCACGGAGCTCCTTCGTATGGTTGAGGAGTTGCGTGACAGAGAGGCGCGATTGAAGACTGACCTATTGGAGCATAAGTTGTTGAAGGAATCTGTCGCCATTGTGCCTGTGCTTGAGAATGAGATATCTACGAAAGATGCGGAGATTGAAAGAGCGTCTAAGCGGATTCTGTTCTTGGAGGCGGAGAATGAGCGGTTGAGAGTTCAAGTGGAGGAAGCTAAACAGAGTGTTGAGGAGGAGAGGAGAGAAAGTCAAGAGAGAATAAAGGCAATGGAAGGTGAAGTCGCTGAGCTGAAGAAAATGGCGTTGGATCGAAGCAGAATGGAGCTTATTTTGGAGAACGATGAGCTTTCGGCGTCACAGAGGTTTCAGGGATTAATGGAGGTCTCGGGAAAGTCTAACCTAATCAGGAACTTGAAAAGAGCGACTAAATGTTCGGATGCTGTTGTTAACCAAGACAATCATAAGGTCGAACATCCGGAggcaaagaaagaagaagttgaaaCCGAGAGGCCGAGACACTCGCGTTGTAACTCGGAAGAACTTGCTGAGTCCACCCTCTCCAACATAAAATCGAGAATACCTAGGGTTCCAAAACCTCCTCCGAAaccttcttcatcttcctcttcttctgcCACTACCTCCACCTCTTCCTCATCAACTGGCTCTTCTGCTGACATAGAGAAAGCGATCCCAGCCCCACCCCCTGTTCCAACCAAGGCAATGCCGCCTCCTCCGCCGCCACCATCGAAATCCGCACCCCCTCCCCCTCCACCACCTCCCAAGGGTAAGAGGCTCATGCCAGCGAAGGTACGGCGAATACCGGAGGTTGTTGAGTTCTATCATTCGTTAATGCGGAGAGATTCCCGGCGAGATTCCGGCTCCGGCGTTACGGAGCCGCCATCGACCGCCAATGCTCGGGACATGATCGGAGAGATTGAGAACCGGTCGGCTCACTTACTCGCT ATAAAGACAGATGTAGAAACTCAGGGAGATTTCATAAGATTCTTGATAAAAGAAGTCGAAAATGCTTCATTTACTGACATTGAAGACGTTGTACCATTTGTCAAATGGTTGGATGATGAGCTCTCATTTCTGGTAGATGAAAGAGCCGTGCTTAAACACTTCCAGTGGCCGGAGCAAAAGGCTGATGCTCTGCGTGAGGCTGCATTTGGCTATTGCGATCTGAAGAAGCTGGAATCCGAAGCCTCATCGTTTCGTGGTGATGCCCGCCAGCCCTGCGGATCGGCTCTCAAGAAGATGCAAGCTTTGCTTGAAAA GTTGGAGCATGGCGTATACAATTTGTCTAGAATGCGTGAATCTGCCGCTAAGAGATATAAAGCATTTCAAATTCCAGTGGAATGGATGCTTGATGGTGGAATTGTGAGTCAG ATCAAGCTTGTCTCTGTAAAATTAGCAATGAAGTACATGAAGAGAGTATCCGCAGAACTTGAAACAGTCGGTGGTGGacctgaagaagaagagctgATTGTTCAAGGCGTTAGATTTGCCTTCCGTGTGCATCAG TTTGCTGGAGGGTTTGATGTAGAAACAATGAGGGCATTTCAAGAGCTGAGGGACAAGGCAAGTTCATGTCATGTACAATGCCAAAACCAGCAACAACATAAGTACGTGTGGAGTAGCAGGCCTACAACTTGTTAA
- the LOC101216458 gene encoding uncharacterized protein LOC101216458 isoform X2: MTSSILLNLQFLSITDSRFRSYSLSNHLSSSPHLICSLTRPRISRLIKVTAVSSMEVEQGGESAPVDSTVPPMKLLFVEMGVGYDQHGQDVTAAAMRACRDAISSNSIPAFRRGSIPGVSFGEMKLQIKLGVPHSLQQSLDLEKVKSVFPYVLDTKAQMSLYKPNDWRDKLNY; the protein is encoded by the exons ATGACAAGCTCCATACTTCTAAATCTGCAATTTCTTTCGATAACTGATTCTAGGTTTCGTTCTTACTCTCTTTCCAATCATCTTTCTTCATCTCCGCATTTGATCTGCTCTCTTACACGCCCTCGAATTTCTCGCCTTATCAAAGTTACTGCTGTATCCTCCATGGAGGTCGAGCAAGGTGGAGAATCTGCACCTGTTGACAGCACAGTTCCGCCCATGAAGCTCTTGTTCGTTGAAATGGGTGTTGGCTACGATCAACACGG CCAAGACGTCACGGCTGCTGCAATGCGAGCCTGCAGGGATGCAATCTCTTCCAATTCGATTCCAGCATTCCGTAGAG GTTCCATTCCTGGAGTCTCATTTGGAGAGATGAAACTACAGATCAAACTTGGGGTTCCACATTCTCTTCAACAATCTTTGGATCTTGAAAAAGTCAAGTCCGTCTTCCCATA TGTTCTTGATACAAAAGCACAAATGAGCCTTTATAAACCTAACGACTGGAGGGATAAGTTAAACTACTAA